In uncultured Desulfovibrio sp., the sequence GCGCAGTTCTTGGCGGCAATGGTGATGCCGCGTTCGCGTTCCAGGTCCATGCTGTCCATGACGCGGTCATCCACCTGCTGATCGGCGCGGAACACCCCGCTCTGACGAAAGAGGGCGTCCACCAGTGTGGTCTTGCCATGGTCGACGTGAGCAATAATGGCCACATTGCGAAGAAAAGCATTCTGTTCCATAAAAAACCCTTGATACCCGTTAGAAAGCCCACAAAACGCGCCCGCATGGCGTGGTCCGCATCTGCCGCAGCAGCATGACGGGGCCGGGCGCCCCTGTGGCAACTGGCCGCACCCGCCGGAAACGGCTGTTCCGGTCTCGTCACCATGACGCAAACCGCAAGGACACAAGGCACGCAGGTGCCGTGCCCCGCGGGGCGGGCCGAAGATGTACGCACTTTTTAGAGTTTTGTCACCATGTCCATGAGCAGGCGTTCCAGCTGCCGGCCGGCCCGGCTGGCCACCGCGATGACCTCTTCCAGCGGCGCGGGCTGCATGCAGTCCGGCAGATTCTTGTTGGACAGGCAGGAAATGCCCAGCACCCGCATGCCCAGATGCCGGGCGGCCAGCACCTCCAGCACGGTGCTCATGCCCACGGCATCGGCGCCCCATTGCCGGAACATGCGCGTTTCGGCCGGGCTTTCCATCTGCGGCCCGTGCACGCCGATGTAGACGCCACGCTCCAGGCGGATGCCCAGACGGGCCGCACTGTCCAGAGCCAGGGCACGCAGGGCCGGATCAAAGATGCAGCTCATGTCCGGAAAGCGCGGCCCCCACTCGTCCACATTGGGACCGGCCAGCGGCGTCCGGCCCGTAAAATTGATCTGGTCGGTCATGCACATGAGCGTGCCCGCGTCAAACTGCGGATTGAGCGCGCCGGCGGCATTGGTGATGATCAGGGTATCCACCCCCATGCCGGCCATGACCCGCACGCCCATGCAGACCTGGGCCGGAGAAAAGCCCTCGTACAGATGGCAGCGCCCCTGCTGCACCAGAACGGGCACGCCCTCCAGAAGCCCCCGCACAAAGACCCCGGCATGCGAATCCACCGTGGACACGGGAAAATGCGGCAGCTCGGCATAGGGCACACGCACCACATCGTGCAGAGCCGCCACCAGCCCCGAAAGGCCCGTGCCCAGGATCAGCCCCACATGCGCAGCCTGGGAAAATGGCGCTTTTTCCGACAAAGAAAGCCTTTTTTTCAAAGCAGTTACAGCAGACTGGACTTCTGAAGAATTTTGCATAAAATACCCGCCAATCACCAAGTGTTTTTTCCTCTTACCGCCAGAACGACCCCGGCTTCGGCACGGGGGCGTTTTTGCGCGCGTATCATATCCCGGCCAGCGCCGCAGTTCAAGCGGCGTGCGCGGCCAAGCAGGAGTGCATCTTGCAAACGCTACAGGACCTCTACGCCATGCCGCTGTCCAGCCACAAGGTGCTTGTGGCCAACCGCGGCGAGATTGCCATGCGCATCATGCGGGCCTGCCGCAAGCTGGGCGTGGCCTTTACCGCCATCTATACCGCCGAAGATGCGGCCTCGGGCCATGTGCGCCTGGCCCGCGAACAGGGCGGCGAAAAAAGCCTTTACCGTGTCTCGTCCTATCACGACGCCAACGAACTCATGGCCGTGGCCGATGAAGCCGGCTGCACGGCCGTGCATCCGGGCTACGGCTTCTTTGCCGAGGACTTCCGCTTTGCCCGCCGCGTCATGAAGCGCGACCGCAAGCTCATCTTCATCGGCCCCTCGTGGAAGATCATCCGCGAACTGGGCGACAAGATCAACACCAAGCGCCTGGCCCGCAGCCTGGGTGTCCCCACCGTGCCCGGTTCCGACCGGCCCATCTATGACGAGATGGAGGCCGAGCGCATTGCCCGCAGCGTGTTCGAATTTCAGGAACAGCAGGGCATCAAGCGCCCGCTGGTGCTGGTCAAGGCATCGGCCGGCGGTGGCGGCATGGGCATCGAGGAAGTGTACGACATCGACAACTTCCGCTCCGTCTACCGCCGCATCCGCAACTATGCCATGCGCCAGTTCAAGGACGAGGGCGTGCTCATCGAGCAGCGCATCATGGACTTCAACCACCTGGAAGTGCAGATCGTGTCCGACCGTTCGGGGCGCAATCCCGTGCATTTCGGCACGCGCAACTGCTCCATCCAGTCCACCGGCCTGCAAAAGCGCGTGGAAGTGGCCCCGGGCTTTGCCCCCGGCCCCATCACCTATTCCTTTGATGCCAACAAGGTCCTGTCGGACATTGTGGGCTATTCCCTGACCATGGCCCGCAAGGTGGGCTATGACAACGTGGGCACCTGGGAATGGATCGTCACCCGCAAGGGTGAACCCTTCCTCATGGAAGTGAATACCCGCATTCAGGTGGAAAACGGCGTTTCTGCCTGCATTTCCCGCATCAACCGCGACGGCACCCAGGTGAAGGACGTGGACCTGCTGGCCGAGCAGATCCGCATCGGCCTGGGGCAGCCCCTGGGCTATACGCAGGACGACATTGTCTTTGAAGGCGTGGGCATAGAATACCGCCTCATCGCCGAAGACCCCGACAGCCGCTTCACGCCGTGGGTGGGCCGCATTGAACGCTTCCAGTGGAAGGACCAGCCCTGGCTCACCATGCTTACCCATGTGCCCACGGACCAGCCCTACGAAATCCCCACGGAATTTGACCCCAACCTCGCCCTGGCCATCATCTGGGGCAAGGACCTGGAAGAGGTCAAAAGCCGGGGCCGGGCCTTCCTGGACAGCCTGAAGCTGGAAGGCCGCAACAATGCGGGAGAGGAACTCAAGTCCAACGTGAACTTCCTCAGGGCCAATACGGAGCGCATCCTCCGTTTCTGATCCGCACCACACCGCGCCCGGCGCGGTCGAACACGCGAAAAAGTCCGCATTGCGGCATGTGCGAGAAGCAATGGACAACAGTATCGAAAAACGCATCCAGGGTCTCAACGACCGCCTGACCTATGCCCGCGACATCTTTGCCGGCAAGCATGAGGAAGATATACGACTTCTGGAAGAAAAACTTGCCGACTTCAGCCGTCGTGCCCTGCATGACGAGATAAAGGACCCCTACAGCGAGGCTTCCTCGCTGGAAGAACTCTTTGCCTTTGTGGAAAAACGGCTGGAAAATGCCGTGACGCCCATGGACAAGGTGCGCATCGTGCGGCACCCGCAGCGCATCTGCCTGCGCGACATCCTGGAAAACGTCTACGACAACTTCACCGAAGTGGGCGGCCAGGACGAATACAGCCTTGACCCCAGCATGCTCATTGCCCGCGCCATCATCACCCGGCGCCGCGGCAAGAAGACCTATACCCAGTCGGTCATGGTCATCGGGCAGGAAAAGGGCCACGGCGCGGAATTCCGCAACGGCGGTTCCGTGAAGCCCTGGGGCAATGCCAAGGCCCTGCACTACATGCAGGTGGCCGAAACCGAGGGCATCCCCATCCATACCTATATCTTTACGCCCGGCTCCTTCCCCATCGAGGACAATCCCGGCGCGGCCCAGCAGATTGCCCGCAATATCTACGGCATGGCCGGTCTGCGTGTGCCTGTCATTGCCGTCATTTCCGAAGGCGGCTCCGGCGGCGCCGAAGCCATCGGCCTGGCAGACCGGCGGCTCATGCTCTCCCACGGCTACTATTCGGTCATTTCGCCCGAAGGTGCGGCCGCCATCGAAGGCCGCCTCAAGGCCGGCCAGCGGGCCACCCCCGAACTCATCGAGCACTGCGCCAGCAATCTCAAGATCACGGCACAGGACAATCTGGCCTTTGGCTACATTGACCGCATTGTGCAGGAACCCCCGCTGGGCGCCCGCCCCTATCATTTCGACTTCTTCCGCTCCCTGCGGCAGGAAGTGCTGCGCGCCACGGACGAGGTGGTGCTGTCCAACCGCAAATGGCCCGTCTTCCGCAGCCTGGCCGTGGCCCGCGTGCGCAATGCCGACATCAACCTGGACGAACGCTTCATCCGCTGGGGCCTCAATGCCACGGCCAAGGACCGCATGGTGGAACAGCGCCAGCTGAAATTCCTGCGCCTTTCCCGCGAAGCCGCCCAGGACAAGCGGCCCTTCATGGCCAAGAACATGGCGGCCCTGCAGGACTGGCTGAGCAAGCCGTGGATGCACTTCAAGTACGATTTCTACCGCAAGCATCAGCGCAAGATCAGCACCTTTGTGGAAGAAATGGGCAATGAAGTGGAAATGTTCAAGAACCGCCTGCTCAGCCCCTGGCACAAGCTCACCCGGCGGCTGCCCGGCGTGCAGGCGCGGGACACCACGGCCCAGGAACTCACGGCCCTGTCCACCTGGTCCGACGATTCCCGGCGCCGCAAGTGGAACTATCTTTCCCCGCGCTACAAGATCGACCGCACCATCACCTGCCCCAACAGCGAATCCTACGGCTGCCTGGACCTCTGGGGACCGGACCTCTTTGCGGAATTTGCGGGCGTGTGCAGCCACTGCGGCCATCACTTTCCCATGGAGCCGGAATGGTACGTCAAGAACGTCTTTGACGTGGATTCCGTCTATGAATTCAACAGCGAAATCGAATCCGGCAATCCCCTGAACTTCCCCGGCTTCGAGGAGCGCATCGCCCAGGCCCAGCAGAAGACCGGCGCCAAGAGCGGCTGCATGACCTTTGAAGCCCGCATTGACGGCATCAAGGTGGTGGTGGCCATGCTCATGGGCACCTTCCGCGGTGGCTCCGTGGGCGCGGCCGAAGGCTACAAGTTTGTGGAAGCTGCCCAGCGCGCCCAGAAAAAGCGCTATCCCTTCCTGGCCTATGTGCACGGCACGGCGGGCATCCGCATTCAGGAAGGCACCAACGGCGTCATCCAGATGCCGCGCTGCACCGTGGCCGTGCGCCGCTATGTGGAATCCGGCGGCCTGTACCTGGTGCTGTACGACACCAATTCCTTTGCCGGACCGGTGGCCAGCTTCCTGGGCTGCTCGCCCTATCAGTTTGCGGTGCGCTCGTCCAACATCGGCTTTGCCGGGCCGGGCGTCATCAAGGAAACCACGGGCATGGACATTCCGCCCAAGTACCACCGCTGCTACCACGCGCTTTCGCGCGGCCACATTCAGGGCATCTGGGACCGGCGCCAGATCCGCGCCAATCTCAAGCAGGCCCTCATGACCATCGGCGGACGCAATCTCTACTACCGCTAGCTCGCCGCAGGACGCACCATGATCAATATCTCCGCTTTGCTGGATGAAATAAAGGCTTCCCCCTACCGGGAAATCGTTGTCAAAACTCCGCATACCGGCACGGTCACCTTTGCCGGCGTCACGGAGGGGCAGGAAGTGCTCGGCCCCCAGGGGCAGTGGAAGGAACGCCCCGGCACCCTGCTGGCCACGCTGGAACGCGAGCACAACCCCAAGCCCATTCTGGCCCTGGAAAAAGGCATCATCAGCCGCATCTATGCGGAACGGGAAGGGCACTTTGTGGAGGCGGGCACGCCGCTCATGGTCATCCGCCACATGCTGACCCGTGACGAGGTGGAGCACGCCATCCTCAAGAAGGCCCTTTCCCTGTTCACGGCGCCGGAACGGGCCAAGTATTACTTCACCCCGGAAGTGGACAAGAAAATCCGCGCGGCGGACAGCCATTCCGTGGTGGTGCGTGACGGCATGGAACTCATGATCATGTCACGCATGAAGCGCGAGGTGCCCCTGTACTACAGCGGCCCGGAAGGCGTCATCTACGCCGTCTACTTCAAGTATAACGAAAATATCGATGCCGGCGCCCCGCTCATCGGCGTCTGCCCGCAGGATCAGCTGCCCGCCATTCAGGACGTGATCATGCGGGTCAGAACCGAGTGGACGGAACACTAGACCACCGTGGGCAAGGCGCTCCAGATACGCCTTCAGGCGGTCACCCGGCAGGATGCCGCACAACAGCGCTGGCCCGGCCTCGTCCGCTGCCTTGCGGCGGACGAGCCGCTTCGCGGGCAGGATATGGCCCGCCGGCTGCCGCAGGTTCTGCGCCTTTCCCTCACCGAGGCCGGTCCGCTCCTGCGGGCGCTCTTCTGCCTGGAAGAACACCTGGGAGCCTGGCAGACGGTGGCAGCCCAGGCCGCTGCCAGAGAGCTGGAACACTGCCTTGACCAGCGGGAAGCCCTGCTGCACAATCCAGAGGAACGGCAGACATCCGAAACGGCCCGGCCGCCGGTATTGCTGCTGGAAACCGTGGCCGTGTTCTGGAATCCGGACCTGCTGCCCCGCCTCTGGCCCGCGCTGTTTGGCCCTGCCGCAGGAAACGACACCCCGCAGCCCGTGCAGCTGGATGATCTGCTTCAGGTGGCGGAGGCTGCCGCCCGACGCAGCGACGCGACGGAACATTCCCGGACGGCGGACCTGCTTGCTGCCCTGCGCGCGACCCTGGCGGACCTGCGCCAGAGCTGCGCAGATAATGTGCCGGCTGCGGCCAATGCCTGTAGCGACAGGCTGGAGGAACAGCTTTCCCAGCTGGATGCCGTCCTGCCCGGCGGCCATGCCCCACGCCGGCGCTGGCTGCCATTTTTCGGCAACAGAAACCGCTAGGATGGCAGCCGCCGCCACACCGGCCATGCCGCCATTGCCGTCCGCCCTCCGGGCAGGACAGAAAAGGAGCCTTCTATGCTGAACAAAGTCATGCTCATCGGCCGCCTTGGCCGGGACCCCGAACTGCGCTACACCCAGAGCGGTTCCCCCATTGCCAGCCTCAGCGTGGCCACGGACGAATCCTACGTGGACCGCGACGGCAACAAGGTGGAACGCACCGAATGGCACCGGGTTTCCGTGTTTCAGCCCCGCCAGGCGGAAAACTGCGCCAACTATCTGAGCAAGGGCAGCCTCGTCTATGTGGAAGGCAGCCTGCAAACCCGCAAATGGCAGGATCAGAACGGCCAGGATCGCTATACCACCGAAATCCGGGCGCAGCGCGTGCAGTTTTTGGACCGCCGCAGCGACCGCAGCGGCGACAATGCCGGCGGCTACGAGGACGACTACTCCCAGGCGCCGCAGCCCCGCGGCCGCAGCCATGGCGGACAGGGCGGCGGCTACCAGCAGGCGCGCCAGCAGGCGCCCCGCCGCCAGGCCCCGCAGCAGGCCATGCCGGATGAAGACATGGGGTCCCCCTTCCCGTCCGAGGTCAACCGTCCGCTGGACGGCGATATGGACAAGGTTCCCTTCTAGTTGCCACGCCACGCACCCGGGAGCACACAAGCCCCACCGGCGCAGGTGCCATGCGCGCGCAGGGCGAGCCGTGCGGCCGCCTGATGCTTCCCCGGTTTCCGGCCGGCGCTGCCCGGCGTTATCCGGCACGGGGTGGATACGGCTCCCTATCTCCATACATAGCGCCAAAAGGGCGTTCCCGCAGCGGGAACGCCCTTTTCTCATCAAGCCAGTCTGCCGCCTTGCCTCTGTCTGGCCGGTCTGTCTGGCCTGCCAGACCACGGCATGCCGGGAAACAAGCGCCTGGAGAAAAGCGGCCCCTTTCCCCAGGCGCAAAACGTCTAGCGGCAGCTGTCGCCCCCGTGCTTGAGGCTGGTGCCCTGGGTGATGAAGTGCACGTGGGCCGCCACGTTGACGGCCCGGCGCCAGATACGCGAAAAGCTGTGTACCACCAGAATCAGATGCATGACCCAGTGGGGGTCGCAGGTGGGGGTGCTGGTCAGCCGTTCCATAAGGCGCTGGATGACCAGCACCTCGCTTTGCACGGCATCGTCATCCTCGTCACGCATGCGCAGGGCCACATTGCCGTCATTGTCGCGAAAGGCGCCCTCGGCCAGGGCAAAGGCCGCGCGGGTCCGGGCCATCATTTCCCGCAGCTCCTCCAGCATGGCGGGGTGCTGGCCCAGGTCCTGAAGCAGGATGGCCTGCTCGGCAATGTTCACGGCCTCGTCCCCCATGCGTTCCAGGTCACCCACCATGCGCATGGCGCCCACCACAAAGCGCAGATCGCGGGCCACGGGCTGAATCCGGGCCAGCACGCACAGGGCCTGTTCGTCAATCTCGTCTTCCAGCTCATCAATGGCCGTATCCCCGTCAATGACCGCTGCCGCACGGGCCGGCGTGGTTTCGTCAAGGGCGCGAAAGCTCTCGTCAAGGGCAATGCCCACCGTGGCAAACATGACCAGCAGGCGGGTACGCAGCCCTGCAATGGCCTGACCGGGAAACTGTTTTTCCTGTTTCATGGCAATATTCCTTCTGCTGCCGGGTATGCGACCTAACCGAAGCGGCCGGTAATATAGTCTTCGGTCTGTTTCTGGCTCGGCCGGGTGAAGATGGTGTCGGTGGGGCCATGCTCGATGAGCCGTCCCATGTAGAAAAAGGCCGTTTCGTCAGAAATGCGCGCCGCCTGCTGCATGCTGTGGGTCACGATGATGATGGTCAGACCATCGCGCAGTTCCTGGATACTGTCCTCCAGCTTGCGCGTGGCAATGGGGTCCAGGGCGCTGGCCGGTTCGTCCATGAGCAGCACGTCAGGCTCCACGGCCAGCGCACGGGCAATGCACAGGCGCTGCTGCTGTCCGCCGGACAGGCCCAGGGCCGAATCGTCCAGACGGTCCCGCACCTCGTCAAAGAGGGCTGCCCGCCGCAGGGAGGTTTCCACCTTTTCCTCAATGAGCCGGCGGTCGGAGATGCCGTTGACGCGCAGGCCATAAGCCACATTCTCAAAAATGCTCTTGGGAAAGGGGTTGGGTTTCTGAAAGACCATGCCCACCCGGCGGCGCAGGGCCACCACATCGGTGGCGGGCCGGTTCACATCCTGCCCGTCCAGCATGATGCTGCCCTCCACGCGGGCATTGGGCACCAGATCGTTCATGCGGTTGAGGCAGCGCAGAAAGGTGGACTTGCCACAGCCGGACGGGCCGATGAGAGCCGTTACCTTGCCGGCGTAAAAATCCAGGTCCACATCATGCAGGGCATGATTCTTGCCATAAAAAACATTGATCTTGCGGGCCGAAAGACTGGGGTTCATGCGTTTTCTTCCTCGGCAGAGGCCGTTTCTCCGGCACAGGCCAGCGTGAATTCAAAGGATGTGCTGCCGTCCGGCGCAGGGCTGCGGACGCCGATGGTTCCGCCGCACTGCTCCACGGCATGCTTGCAGA encodes:
- a CDS encoding biotin carboxylase N-terminal domain-containing protein, producing MPLSSHKVLVANRGEIAMRIMRACRKLGVAFTAIYTAEDAASGHVRLAREQGGEKSLYRVSSYHDANELMAVADEAGCTAVHPGYGFFAEDFRFARRVMKRDRKLIFIGPSWKIIRELGDKINTKRLARSLGVPTVPGSDRPIYDEMEAERIARSVFEFQEQQGIKRPLVLVKASAGGGGMGIEEVYDIDNFRSVYRRIRNYAMRQFKDEGVLIEQRIMDFNHLEVQIVSDRSGRNPVHFGTRNCSIQSTGLQKRVEVAPGFAPGPITYSFDANKVLSDIVGYSLTMARKVGYDNVGTWEWIVTRKGEPFLMEVNTRIQVENGVSACISRINRDGTQVKDVDLLAEQIRIGLGQPLGYTQDDIVFEGVGIEYRLIAEDPDSRFTPWVGRIERFQWKDQPWLTMLTHVPTDQPYEIPTEFDPNLALAIIWGKDLEEVKSRGRAFLDSLKLEGRNNAGEELKSNVNFLRANTERILRF
- the pstB gene encoding phosphate ABC transporter ATP-binding protein PstB; translated protein: MNPSLSARKINVFYGKNHALHDVDLDFYAGKVTALIGPSGCGKSTFLRCLNRMNDLVPNARVEGSIMLDGQDVNRPATDVVALRRRVGMVFQKPNPFPKSIFENVAYGLRVNGISDRRLIEEKVETSLRRAALFDEVRDRLDDSALGLSGGQQQRLCIARALAVEPDVLLMDEPASALDPIATRKLEDSIQELRDGLTIIIVTHSMQQAARISDETAFFYMGRLIEHGPTDTIFTRPSQKQTEDYITGRFG
- a CDS encoding single-stranded DNA-binding protein; translated protein: MLNKVMLIGRLGRDPELRYTQSGSPIASLSVATDESYVDRDGNKVERTEWHRVSVFQPRQAENCANYLSKGSLVYVEGSLQTRKWQDQNGQDRYTTEIRAQRVQFLDRRSDRSGDNAGGYEDDYSQAPQPRGRSHGGQGGGYQQARQQAPRRQAPQQAMPDEDMGSPFPSEVNRPLDGDMDKVPF
- a CDS encoding biotin attachment protein gives rise to the protein MINISALLDEIKASPYREIVVKTPHTGTVTFAGVTEGQEVLGPQGQWKERPGTLLATLEREHNPKPILALEKGIISRIYAEREGHFVEAGTPLMVIRHMLTRDEVEHAILKKALSLFTAPERAKYYFTPEVDKKIRAADSHSVVVRDGMELMIMSRMKREVPLYYSGPEGVIYAVYFKYNENIDAGAPLIGVCPQDQLPAIQDVIMRVRTEWTEH
- a CDS encoding purine-nucleoside phosphorylase, with the protein product MQNSSEVQSAVTALKKRLSLSEKAPFSQAAHVGLILGTGLSGLVAALHDVVRVPYAELPHFPVSTVDSHAGVFVRGLLEGVPVLVQQGRCHLYEGFSPAQVCMGVRVMAGMGVDTLIITNAAGALNPQFDAGTLMCMTDQINFTGRTPLAGPNVDEWGPRFPDMSCIFDPALRALALDSAARLGIRLERGVYIGVHGPQMESPAETRMFRQWGADAVGMSTVLEVLAARHLGMRVLGISCLSNKNLPDCMQPAPLEEVIAVASRAGRQLERLLMDMVTKL
- a CDS encoding carboxyl transferase domain-containing protein, whose product is MDNSIEKRIQGLNDRLTYARDIFAGKHEEDIRLLEEKLADFSRRALHDEIKDPYSEASSLEELFAFVEKRLENAVTPMDKVRIVRHPQRICLRDILENVYDNFTEVGGQDEYSLDPSMLIARAIITRRRGKKTYTQSVMVIGQEKGHGAEFRNGGSVKPWGNAKALHYMQVAETEGIPIHTYIFTPGSFPIEDNPGAAQQIARNIYGMAGLRVPVIAVISEGGSGGAEAIGLADRRLMLSHGYYSVISPEGAAAIEGRLKAGQRATPELIEHCASNLKITAQDNLAFGYIDRIVQEPPLGARPYHFDFFRSLRQEVLRATDEVVLSNRKWPVFRSLAVARVRNADINLDERFIRWGLNATAKDRMVEQRQLKFLRLSREAAQDKRPFMAKNMAALQDWLSKPWMHFKYDFYRKHQRKISTFVEEMGNEVEMFKNRLLSPWHKLTRRLPGVQARDTTAQELTALSTWSDDSRRRKWNYLSPRYKIDRTITCPNSESYGCLDLWGPDLFAEFAGVCSHCGHHFPMEPEWYVKNVFDVDSVYEFNSEIESGNPLNFPGFEERIAQAQQKTGAKSGCMTFEARIDGIKVVVAMLMGTFRGGSVGAAEGYKFVEAAQRAQKKRYPFLAYVHGTAGIRIQEGTNGVIQMPRCTVAVRRYVESGGLYLVLYDTNSFAGPVASFLGCSPYQFAVRSSNIGFAGPGVIKETTGMDIPPKYHRCYHALSRGHIQGIWDRRQIRANLKQALMTIGGRNLYYR
- the phoU gene encoding phosphate signaling complex protein PhoU translates to MKQEKQFPGQAIAGLRTRLLVMFATVGIALDESFRALDETTPARAAAVIDGDTAIDELEDEIDEQALCVLARIQPVARDLRFVVGAMRMVGDLERMGDEAVNIAEQAILLQDLGQHPAMLEELREMMARTRAAFALAEGAFRDNDGNVALRMRDEDDDAVQSEVLVIQRLMERLTSTPTCDPHWVMHLILVVHSFSRIWRRAVNVAAHVHFITQGTSLKHGGDSCR